In Pelosinus sp. IPA-1, one genomic interval encodes:
- a CDS encoding metallophosphoesterase family protein, with the protein MKKYILSFTLICVIVTICFLSVTKSVHIGYDTDVGQIMHVVTADMKHERTISWKTLNFGEPGNLEIRPKQSQNITEVKAEAVELPTYNGGKHFGIYTAHVTNLTPGTDYEYRISVGKRESAWMDFKTEAEVTSFKALIFGDSQSLDYKDWAKTAQTAWEKNGDAAFFVNMGDLVDNGQDEWQWNAWFDGGAKLLKAIPVVPVMGNHEAYSLDWKMAKPDYYLSFFALPPNAPAGLERYAYSYDYGDVHFIVLNTQLNELQEWYPDLLEQQQKWLAKDLSQTQKKWKVVLMHRGIWTQPFNGPLDVIGQNFVPVFDKYHVDLVFTGHVHSYARTKALRNGKPDPAGTNYITTGRSGDKVWDKSPQKPMDESYYNPLDMPNYLVFEASNDALKVAAFKQSGELIDQTEIKK; encoded by the coding sequence ATGAAAAAATATATCTTGAGTTTTACGCTTATTTGCGTCATAGTTACTATATGCTTTTTATCTGTGACGAAATCGGTGCATATAGGTTATGACACTGATGTGGGGCAAATCATGCATGTGGTCACAGCCGATATGAAGCACGAGCGCACAATTTCATGGAAGACGTTAAATTTTGGTGAGCCAGGAAATCTGGAGATTCGACCCAAGCAGTCGCAAAATATCACAGAGGTCAAGGCAGAAGCAGTAGAGCTACCTACGTATAATGGAGGCAAACACTTTGGGATTTATACGGCCCATGTTACCAATCTTACGCCTGGAACTGACTATGAATATCGTATTTCCGTTGGCAAACGGGAATCTGCATGGATGGATTTCAAGACGGAGGCGGAGGTAACATCATTTAAGGCACTTATTTTTGGTGATTCACAGTCATTAGATTATAAGGATTGGGCGAAAACAGCTCAGACTGCATGGGAAAAAAACGGAGATGCGGCGTTTTTTGTTAATATGGGGGATCTCGTTGATAATGGTCAGGACGAATGGCAGTGGAATGCCTGGTTTGATGGAGGAGCGAAGCTTTTGAAGGCAATACCTGTAGTTCCGGTCATGGGAAATCACGAGGCATATAGTCTCGATTGGAAGATGGCCAAACCCGATTACTATCTTTCGTTTTTCGCCTTGCCACCGAATGCTCCCGCAGGCCTGGAACGATACGCTTATTCCTATGATTATGGCGACGTACATTTTATCGTACTCAATACGCAGTTAAATGAGTTACAGGAATGGTATCCTGATTTGTTAGAGCAGCAACAGAAATGGCTAGCAAAAGACCTTTCCCAAACGCAGAAGAAGTGGAAGGTGGTTCTTATGCATCGTGGTATTTGGACGCAGCCTTTCAATGGGCCTCTTGATGTGATTGGTCAAAACTTTGTGCCAGTGTTTGATAAATATCATGTTGATCTCGTATTTACCGGACATGTACATTCCTACGCACGCACCAAGGCTCTGAGAAACGGCAAGCCCGACCCTGCCGGGACTAACTATATTACGACAGGACGTAGCGGCGACAAGGTATGGGATAAGTCCCCACAAAAACCGATGGATGAGAGTTATTATAACCCACTGGATATGCCCAATTACCTTGTATTTGAAGCCTCGAATGATGCTCTTAAAGTTGCTGCTTTTAAGCAAAGCGGTGAGCTTATTGATCAAACAGAAATAAAAAAATAG